A window from Flavobacterium sp. 83 encodes these proteins:
- a CDS encoding triple tyrosine motif-containing protein — MRFTKFHLLILLITTTLCSQVKNIGLPDIRNYKRSDYKGGTQNWDIDQDRNGNLYFANNNGLFQFDGSSWRKYNIPNSIAIRCVKIDNSGKIFVGGYSEFGYFKSNSKGKLIYFSLSNMINKSTLKLMDFIWKIHIHNDEVIFQSFERIYIFKNKKIKILKAPKRFQFSFHVKNHLYIQDISLGILEYKNGKLFQLKNTTILNNTEIWGIFSLPENKLLISTLNKGLFIYDTKKITPWNTEANTFIKKNSSLGGVAIKDKIIVLNSVLDGIIVCDLNGKIIQNINRTKGLQNNTILTSFIDSKNNLWLGLDNGITFINENSPFTHFGFSYNISTVYATALHKGNLYVATNQGLFYHSWDNSIKEDTFKLVEGTTGQAWNIQVIDDQLLCSHNTGALLIKGEKTTKILDNIGYWKFMQIPNNANYLIGSNYDGFAIFEKTSNSWQFKNRIEGFSKSSGSFEMEGKNIWIKKDNLAFRMTLSGDLKRFESIKTYQDLSKKVKGIGTIQQLENKIYFQTNNHFYNYSYEQNLFFEDKKMSNLFATLPKINTLTQDKYKNIWYSFDESLGVLLKIKTNHYKNIVAPFSKLTGNIVSNNLSINTTGPNDTFIGLTDGLAHYDSNLLNNYEATPKAYIRSFSFPGDTIILANGQKALDNYKIPFSSNHVKFTFSSPSYENIENLEFSYQLDGFDNQWSNWSTNTIKEYTNLREGNYTMKIKARTNYGKQSQQTILNFCISPPWYRHFLAYILYVLLVIASVFFIRTRIKTKIRKNKYYETIEQRRLYLEKESKIRQEQYELEKEIEKLKNDKLQIKILAKDKELVNNSLQVVKKNKILNGIIYKLKDINVESFDESTKFQFTKLNRSITKEVNADKSWKDLEKHIKNVHFDFLKRLKEKYPTISPRELDLSTYLLMNMSTKEIAEIMNISNGGVELARYRLRKKLELNKKENLIGFLMSI; from the coding sequence ATGAGATTTACAAAATTCCATCTTCTAATTTTATTAATAACAACAACACTCTGTAGTCAAGTCAAGAACATAGGACTACCAGATATTAGAAACTACAAAAGATCCGATTATAAAGGTGGCACTCAAAATTGGGATATTGACCAAGATAGAAATGGCAATTTATATTTTGCTAATAATAACGGTCTTTTTCAATTTGATGGCTCATCATGGAGAAAGTATAATATCCCAAACTCGATAGCGATACGATGTGTGAAAATTGATAATTCCGGGAAAATTTTCGTGGGTGGATACAGTGAATTTGGTTACTTTAAATCTAATTCAAAAGGAAAATTAATTTATTTTTCTTTATCTAATATGATAAACAAGAGTACTCTCAAACTCATGGATTTTATCTGGAAAATACATATTCATAATGATGAAGTCATTTTTCAATCATTTGAAAGAATATATATATTTAAGAATAAAAAAATTAAAATCCTCAAAGCCCCCAAACGATTCCAATTCTCATTTCATGTAAAAAACCACCTTTATATACAAGATATCTCACTGGGAATATTGGAGTACAAAAACGGAAAACTATTTCAACTAAAAAATACAACCATTTTAAACAATACAGAAATCTGGGGTATTTTCTCCTTACCTGAAAACAAGTTGCTAATCTCTACTTTAAACAAAGGACTTTTTATATATGACACTAAAAAGATAACACCTTGGAATACCGAAGCAAATACTTTCATCAAAAAAAACAGCTCTCTTGGAGGTGTAGCCATAAAAGATAAAATTATTGTTCTCAATTCCGTTTTAGACGGTATTATTGTATGTGATTTAAATGGCAAAATCATCCAAAATATTAACCGTACAAAAGGGCTTCAAAACAACACTATACTGACCTCTTTTATTGACAGTAAAAATAATCTTTGGTTAGGTCTTGATAACGGAATAACTTTTATAAATGAAAACTCCCCTTTTACTCATTTTGGATTTAGCTACAATATAAGTACTGTTTACGCAACAGCACTACATAAAGGAAATCTTTACGTAGCTACGAATCAAGGGCTTTTTTATCATTCTTGGGATAACTCAATCAAAGAAGACACCTTTAAACTCGTAGAAGGAACTACCGGACAAGCATGGAATATACAAGTGATTGACGACCAATTATTATGTTCCCACAACACAGGGGCGCTATTAATCAAGGGAGAAAAAACGACAAAGATATTGGACAACATAGGTTACTGGAAATTCATGCAAATTCCTAACAATGCCAATTATTTAATTGGCTCCAATTATGATGGCTTTGCAATCTTTGAAAAAACATCAAACAGTTGGCAATTTAAAAATAGAATTGAAGGCTTTTCTAAGTCATCCGGATCATTTGAAATGGAAGGAAAAAATATTTGGATAAAAAAAGATAACTTAGCCTTTAGAATGACATTAAGTGGGGATCTGAAAAGATTTGAATCAATCAAAACATATCAAGATTTATCAAAAAAAGTAAAAGGGATTGGAACAATACAACAGCTAGAAAACAAGATTTATTTCCAAACAAATAACCACTTTTATAACTATTCCTATGAGCAAAATTTATTTTTTGAAGATAAAAAAATGAGTAATTTATTTGCTACTCTTCCAAAAATAAATACTTTAACTCAAGATAAATATAAAAACATTTGGTATAGTTTTGACGAATCATTAGGTGTTTTATTGAAAATCAAAACGAATCATTATAAAAACATTGTAGCTCCTTTTTCTAAACTTACAGGTAATATAGTATCTAATAATCTATCCATAAATACTACGGGACCTAACGATACTTTTATAGGATTGACCGATGGTTTGGCCCATTACGATTCTAATTTACTAAATAACTACGAAGCAACACCAAAAGCGTACATAAGAAGCTTTTCATTTCCTGGAGACACTATTATTTTAGCAAATGGACAAAAGGCTTTGGATAATTATAAAATTCCATTTTCTTCTAATCATGTAAAATTCACTTTTTCATCTCCTTCGTATGAAAATATTGAGAACCTTGAATTTTCTTACCAGTTGGATGGTTTCGACAACCAATGGAGCAATTGGTCTACCAATACAATTAAAGAGTATACCAATCTAAGAGAAGGCAATTACACTATGAAGATTAAAGCCAGAACCAATTATGGCAAACAATCACAACAAACCATATTGAATTTCTGTATTTCCCCTCCATGGTACAGACATTTTTTAGCGTATATCTTATATGTTTTACTTGTCATTGCTTCTGTATTTTTTATTAGAACTCGAATAAAAACCAAAATACGAAAAAACAAATACTACGAAACTATTGAGCAAAGAAGGCTTTATTTAGAAAAAGAATCGAAAATCAGGCAAGAACAATACGAACTGGAAAAAGAAATAGAAAAATTAAAAAATGACAAGCTTCAAATTAAAATCTTAGCAAAAGACAAAGAACTAGTAAACAATTCCTTACAAGTAGTAAAGAAAAATAAAATTCTTAACGGAATCATCTATAAACTAAAAGATATCAATGTAGAATCCTTTGATGAATCAACCAAATTCCAATTTACAAAACTAAACAGAAGCATAACGAAAGAAGTAAATGCAGACAAAAGCTGGAAAGATTTGGAAAAACACATTAAGAATGTCCATTTTGATTTTCTAAAAAGATTGAAAGAAAAATATCCAACAATTTCTCCACGAGAATTAGATTTATCTACCTACTTACTAATGAATATGTCAACAAAAGAAATTGCCGAAATCATGAATATTTCAAACGGCGGAGTTGAATTAGCACGTTACCGATTAAGAAAAAAATTAGAACTGAATAAGAAAGAAAACCTAATTGGGTTTTTAATGAGTATTTAA
- the murF gene encoding UDP-N-acetylmuramoyl-tripeptide--D-alanyl-D-alanine ligase: MDINYIHSLFLKCKSVSIDTRKIEPNSFFVAIKGDRFDANTFAEEALEKGASYVIVDNRDYFIDQRTILVEDSLMALQELAKFHRAYLKIPIIALTGSNGKTTTKELINVVLSKKYKTKATIGNLNNHIGVPLTLLSFDSETEIGIVEMGANHKKEIQFLCELAKPDYGYVTNFGKAHLEGFGGVAGVIEGKSEMYQYIFENNKLAFINLEDPIQVEKAKVLKSFTFGINKENANVNITAVKANPFVEINYSNGTIVSHLIGLYNANNINAALTIGKYFEVEDNAIKEALESYIPENNRSQLLTKGTNQIILDAYNANPSSMSVAIANFVQLDNPNKIMVLGDMFELGQESQQEHKAIVTMLLNEKNVTCYFIGKAFYQNKMDNDNFGFYETFESFSDYLRETIIENSAILIKGSRGMALERTLDFL, translated from the coding sequence ATGGATATTAATTACATTCATAGTTTGTTTTTAAAATGTAAATCGGTTTCAATAGATACACGCAAAATTGAGCCAAATTCATTCTTTGTCGCTATAAAAGGAGATCGTTTCGACGCTAATACTTTTGCTGAAGAAGCATTAGAAAAAGGCGCCTCTTATGTTATTGTTGATAATAGAGACTATTTTATTGACCAAAGAACTATTTTGGTTGAAGATAGTTTAATGGCGCTGCAAGAATTAGCTAAGTTTCATAGAGCTTATTTAAAAATACCTATAATTGCCCTTACAGGTAGTAATGGAAAGACAACAACAAAAGAGCTAATTAATGTTGTTCTTTCAAAAAAATATAAAACCAAGGCGACAATCGGGAATTTAAATAACCATATTGGAGTGCCATTGACCTTGTTGTCGTTTGATTCAGAAACTGAAATTGGAATTGTTGAAATGGGTGCAAATCATAAAAAAGAAATTCAATTTCTTTGTGAATTAGCCAAACCAGATTATGGTTATGTCACTAATTTTGGTAAAGCACATCTTGAGGGTTTTGGTGGTGTAGCAGGAGTTATTGAAGGTAAAAGTGAGATGTATCAATATATTTTCGAAAATAATAAACTCGCTTTTATCAATCTTGAAGATCCTATTCAGGTAGAAAAAGCCAAAGTTTTAAAATCATTTACTTTTGGTATAAACAAAGAAAATGCAAATGTGAATATAACTGCTGTAAAAGCAAATCCATTTGTAGAAATAAATTATTCTAATGGTACAATCGTTTCTCATTTAATAGGGTTATATAATGCCAATAATATTAATGCAGCGCTCACTATAGGAAAGTATTTTGAAGTTGAAGACAATGCTATTAAAGAAGCTTTAGAAAGTTATATTCCTGAGAACAATAGATCACAGCTATTAACCAAAGGAACTAATCAAATTATTCTGGATGCCTATAATGCAAATCCGAGTAGTATGAGTGTTGCTATTGCCAATTTCGTGCAATTGGATAATCCAAATAAGATTATGGTATTAGGTGATATGTTTGAATTAGGTCAGGAAAGCCAACAAGAGCATAAGGCAATTGTAACAATGCTTTTGAATGAAAAAAATGTAACTTGTTATTTCATTGGTAAAGCATTTTATCAGAATAAAATGGATAATGATAATTTTGGATTTTACGAGACATTTGAGTCTTTTTCAGATTATTTAAGAGAGACTATCATTGAAAATAGTGCAATTTTAATAAAGGGCTCTAGAGGAATGGCTTTGGAGCGCACACTAGATTTTTTGTAA
- the gldJ gene encoding gliding motility lipoprotein GldJ, whose product MKVNKIMTLPLMISMILIVGLASCSKKSSSKNASRATGWNVDSKKGSSSKKQEAGPGLVFVEGGTFTMGKVEDDVMHDWNNTPTQQHVQSFYMDETEVTNFMYLEYLDWLKKVFPPTEENYKNIYEGASPDTLVWRNRLGYNETMTNNYLRHPAYANYPVVGVNWIQAVEFSKWRTDRVNEAILEKNGYLKKNAKTNDVTAESSFSTETYLNSPTLTYGGNEEIVLKGRKGARKAPKAGKDGTVSEEKNVYAQRSSGIILPEYRLPTEAEWEYAAAADVGQREYNIYKGQKKYPWSGSYTRSGKRQSKGDQLANFKQGNGDYGGIAGWSDDGADITNAVKSYPANDFGLYDMAGNVAEWVQDVYRPIIDNESNDFNYFRGNQYTKNKIGADGKVEIVTKETMKYETLSNGKKVATSFPGQIAQVPVDENETYLRTNFDKSDNINYRDGDKQSTRYYNFGSSESDNEKQKEEKIMYNSPKHNVTTDSLGKMVRKYDVSSKRTTLINNEVRVYKGGSWRDRAYWLDPAQRRYFPQDMATDYIGFRCAMSRVGPKADKKKSARN is encoded by the coding sequence ATGAAAGTAAACAAAATTATGACCTTGCCATTGATGATATCAATGATTTTGATTGTTGGTTTGGCGAGTTGCAGTAAGAAATCCAGCTCAAAAAATGCATCAAGAGCTACAGGTTGGAATGTAGACAGTAAAAAGGGTTCTAGTAGTAAAAAGCAAGAAGCAGGACCAGGTTTGGTTTTTGTTGAAGGCGGAACATTTACAATGGGGAAAGTTGAAGATGATGTTATGCATGATTGGAATAATACTCCTACACAGCAACATGTCCAGTCTTTTTATATGGATGAAACTGAAGTTACCAATTTTATGTATTTAGAATATTTAGATTGGTTAAAAAAGGTGTTTCCTCCTACTGAAGAAAACTATAAAAATATTTATGAAGGTGCTTCGCCAGATACTTTGGTTTGGAGAAACAGATTGGGTTATAATGAAACAATGACCAATAATTATTTAAGACATCCTGCTTATGCAAACTATCCTGTTGTAGGAGTTAATTGGATTCAAGCAGTTGAATTTAGTAAATGGAGAACGGATCGTGTGAATGAAGCGATTTTAGAAAAAAATGGATACCTTAAGAAAAATGCAAAAACTAATGATGTAACTGCAGAAAGTTCTTTTAGTACTGAAACTTATTTAAATAGTCCTACATTAACTTATGGAGGAAATGAAGAAATAGTTTTAAAAGGAAGAAAAGGAGCTAGAAAAGCACCAAAAGCGGGAAAAGACGGTACTGTTTCAGAAGAGAAAAATGTATATGCACAACGTTCTTCGGGGATTATACTTCCTGAATATAGGCTTCCTACTGAGGCTGAATGGGAATATGCAGCTGCAGCTGATGTTGGTCAAAGAGAATATAATATTTACAAAGGTCAAAAGAAATATCCTTGGTCTGGTAGTTATACCCGTTCTGGAAAAAGACAAAGCAAAGGAGATCAATTGGCTAATTTCAAGCAAGGTAATGGTGACTATGGTGGGATAGCAGGATGGTCTGATGATGGTGCTGATATTACTAATGCAGTTAAAAGTTACCCGGCAAATGATTTTGGTTTGTATGATATGGCAGGGAATGTAGCCGAATGGGTTCAGGATGTTTATAGACCAATTATTGATAATGAATCAAATGATTTTAACTATTTTAGAGGTAATCAATACACTAAAAATAAAATTGGAGCTGATGGTAAAGTAGAAATTGTTACTAAGGAAACCATGAAGTATGAAACCTTAAGTAATGGTAAAAAAGTAGCTACTAGTTTTCCAGGTCAAATTGCTCAGGTTCCAGTTGATGAAAATGAAACGTATTTAAGAACAAATTTTGATAAAAGTGATAATATCAATTATAGAGACGGTGATAAACAGTCTACTAGATATTATAATTTTGGATCTTCTGAATCGGATAACGAAAAACAAAAAGAAGAAAAAATCATGTACAATTCTCCTAAACATAATGTCACTACAGACAGTTTGGGGAAAATGGTTAGAAAATATGATGTTTCCAGTAAAAGAACGACTTTGATAAATAATGAGGTAAGAGTCTATAAAGGAGGGTCTTGGAGAGATAGAGCATATTGGTTAGATCCGGCTCAAAGAAGGTATTTTCCTCAAGATATGGCAACTGATTATATTGGGTTTAGATGTGCAATGTCAAGAGTGGGTCCAAAAGCAGATAAGAAAAAATCAGCAAGAAATTAA
- a CDS encoding TonB-dependent receptor, with amino-acid sequence MKFRKLFIFCFLSILFSVYAQAQDVNVSGKVYDENGLPIPGVSILIKGTSKATATDFDGNYQIKTTSKGTLVFSYLGYNSVQEPINGRNRIDVKLNPSSESLQEVVVVGYGTQKKSVVTGAISSVKAKDLEKVPNERIEQALQGRVSGVTIAASSGQPGSASTIRIRGVTTFGEGGNDPLWVVDGVVVDAGGIGFLNQSDIESIEVLKDAASAAIYGTRAATGVILVTTKKGKTGKITVNYNGFSGISSPEKTLHLLNATQYGALLNEKSVAAGGPVIFSNLSTLGIGTDWQKAIFNTNAFRYSHELSISGGSEVSNFYASFGLQNQEGIVSTEISNYTKKNFRLNSSHKISKVFTFGQTFGFSRQKTVGIGNTNSEFGGPLSSAINLDPTTPIIEIDPVKANNAPYSTNPVIRDENGNPYGILSLVGQEMTNPLAYAKTRLGGYGFSDDIVGNAYLEASITKHFKLRSTLGGKLSSWGGQGFTPIFYLSATSNVLKNSYSKNDSKSFAWNIENILTYTNQFGNHNLTVLLGQGSYVDNIGGGSGSTLFGLPITNYRDASFNFDIPQSDRSSYTFDLTDHKLTSLFARVNYDYKEKYLFTGIIRRDGSSRFGANNKFGVFPSFNLGWVVTKEDFWKENNVLNTLKIRGGYGVVGNDAIPNFRYLSLVEGGYNFSFGNVGAITTGYANLTLDNPDLRWEETSQTNIGFESRFFNDFNLTVDLYKKTTNGILRPINIPGYVGVAANPTGNVADMDNKGIEVELGYKKKFGEVNFSVNGNIAYLKNTVTYIAADSNYITGDASFQSMGPVTRTQVGQSYNSFYGFKTAGIFQNQAEIAAYTNASGGLIQPNARPGDFRWVDTDGNGSIGDTDKQFLGSNIPKYTYGLTLNLDYKNFDFMAFTQGAAGNQIFQGLRRLDVGNANYQTIALSRWTGEGTSNVYPRLTNDDTNGNFGKMSDFYLEKGDYLRLKLVQLGYSLPSDVISKIGANKVRLYLTAENLFTLTKYTGYDPEIGGGVFGIDKGIYPQARTFMFGANLQF; translated from the coding sequence ATGAAATTTAGAAAATTGTTTATTTTTTGTTTTTTATCTATTCTATTCTCAGTTTACGCACAAGCACAAGATGTTAATGTAAGCGGAAAAGTTTATGACGAAAACGGACTTCCCATCCCTGGAGTATCCATTTTAATTAAAGGAACTTCCAAAGCTACGGCTACGGATTTTGATGGAAATTATCAAATAAAGACCACTTCAAAAGGGACTTTAGTATTTAGTTATTTAGGGTATAATTCCGTTCAGGAACCTATTAACGGAAGAAATCGAATTGATGTTAAACTTAATCCTTCATCAGAATCCTTACAGGAAGTGGTTGTTGTTGGATATGGTACTCAAAAGAAAAGTGTTGTTACAGGTGCAATATCCAGTGTTAAAGCTAAAGATCTTGAGAAAGTTCCTAATGAGCGCATTGAGCAAGCTTTACAGGGCAGAGTTTCAGGAGTTACTATTGCTGCCAGTTCTGGTCAACCAGGTTCGGCATCCACAATTCGAATTAGAGGGGTGACTACTTTTGGTGAGGGAGGGAATGACCCTCTTTGGGTTGTTGATGGTGTTGTTGTTGATGCTGGCGGAATAGGATTTTTGAATCAATCTGATATTGAGTCGATAGAGGTTTTGAAAGATGCTGCTTCGGCCGCAATTTACGGAACGCGTGCTGCAACTGGAGTTATCTTGGTTACAACCAAAAAAGGGAAAACAGGAAAAATTACCGTAAACTACAATGGATTCTCAGGAATTTCCTCACCTGAAAAGACGTTGCACTTACTAAACGCAACACAATATGGAGCGCTATTAAATGAAAAATCAGTTGCTGCTGGTGGTCCGGTTATATTTTCTAATTTATCAACTTTAGGTATTGGAACGGATTGGCAAAAAGCAATTTTTAATACGAATGCATTTCGTTATTCCCATGAATTAAGTATTAGTGGCGGAAGCGAGGTTTCTAATTTTTATGCTTCTTTTGGACTTCAAAATCAAGAAGGAATTGTTTCTACTGAAATTTCGAATTATACCAAAAAGAATTTCCGTTTAAACTCTAGTCATAAAATATCTAAAGTATTTACTTTCGGGCAGACTTTTGGATTTTCTAGACAAAAAACTGTTGGAATTGGGAATACAAATAGTGAATTTGGAGGGCCTTTAAGTTCTGCAATTAATCTGGATCCTACTACACCAATTATAGAAATAGATCCAGTTAAAGCGAATAATGCTCCGTATAGCACAAACCCTGTAATTAGAGATGAAAATGGAAATCCTTATGGAATTTTAAGTTTAGTTGGTCAAGAGATGACTAATCCTTTGGCTTATGCCAAAACTAGATTAGGCGGTTATGGTTTTTCTGATGATATTGTGGGAAATGCTTATTTGGAGGCTTCAATAACTAAACATTTTAAATTGAGATCTACCCTTGGAGGAAAATTATCTTCTTGGGGAGGACAAGGTTTTACACCAATTTTTTATTTAAGTGCCACTTCAAATGTACTTAAAAACAGTTACAGTAAAAATGATAGTAAAAGTTTTGCTTGGAATATTGAAAACATTCTTACCTATACAAATCAATTTGGGAACCACAATTTAACGGTATTGTTGGGGCAAGGTTCTTATGTGGATAATATTGGAGGAGGATCTGGATCTACTTTGTTCGGATTGCCTATTACAAATTATCGTGATGCCTCTTTCAATTTTGATATTCCACAATCAGACAGAAGTAGTTATACATTCGATTTGACAGATCATAAATTGACTTCTTTGTTTGCACGTGTTAATTACGATTATAAAGAAAAATATTTATTTACTGGGATTATACGTCGCGATGGTTCAAGCCGTTTTGGTGCAAATAATAAATTTGGAGTATTTCCATCATTTAATTTAGGATGGGTGGTAACCAAAGAAGATTTTTGGAAAGAAAATAATGTACTTAATACATTGAAAATTAGAGGAGGATATGGAGTTGTAGGAAATGATGCAATACCAAATTTTAGATATCTTTCACTTGTAGAAGGGGGATATAATTTTTCTTTTGGGAATGTTGGTGCAATCACTACTGGTTATGCAAACCTTACACTTGATAATCCTGATTTGAGATGGGAGGAAACTTCTCAAACAAATATTGGTTTTGAATCAAGATTTTTCAATGATTTTAACCTTACAGTAGATTTATACAAGAAAACAACCAATGGTATTTTAAGACCAATTAATATACCAGGTTATGTTGGAGTTGCTGCAAATCCTACAGGAAATGTTGCTGACATGGATAATAAAGGTATTGAGGTTGAATTAGGGTATAAAAAGAAATTTGGGGAGGTAAATTTCTCCGTTAATGGAAATATAGCTTATTTAAAAAACACAGTTACTTATATCGCTGCCGATTCAAATTATATTACTGGAGATGCTTCTTTTCAATCTATGGGACCAGTAACAAGAACACAAGTTGGACAATCCTATAATTCATTCTACGGGTTTAAAACTGCTGGAATTTTTCAAAACCAAGCTGAAATAGCTGCTTATACAAATGCTTCAGGTGGTTTAATTCAACCTAATGCACGTCCAGGAGATTTCCGTTGGGTTGATACTGATGGTAATGGTTCTATAGGTGATACTGACAAACAATTTTTAGGAAGCAATATTCCAAAATACACTTACGGTTTAACTTTGAATTTAGATTATAAAAATTTCGATTTTATGGCCTTCACCCAAGGTGCCGCAGGAAATCAAATTTTCCAAGGATTACGTAGGTTAGATGTTGGTAACGCTAACTATCAGACTATTGCATTAAGCAGATGGACTGGTGAAGGAACATCAAATGTTTATCCTAGACTTACAAATGATGATACGAATGGCAATTTTGGTAAAATGTCTGATTTTTATTTAGAAAAAGGAGATTATCTGAGATTAAAATTAGTTCAGTTAGGGTATTCATTGCCTAGTGATGTGATTAGTAAAATTGGGGCTAATAAAGTGCGCTTGTATTTAACTGCTGAAAATCTATTTACATTAACGAAATATACAGGATATGATCCTGAAATTGGTGGAGGTGTATTTGGAATAGACAAAGGAATCTATCCGCAAGCAAGAACATTTATGTTTGGAGCCAATTTACAATTTTAA